A region from the Mya arenaria isolate MELC-2E11 chromosome 2, ASM2691426v1 genome encodes:
- the LOC128243305 gene encoding heparan sulfate glucosamine 3-O-sulfotransferase 6-like, whose product MLLNDGCFRKCRCIRSRLKVFLFAMSVSVLLSVTGLLMLASVHPSRTFAKSVDTDDAVFSARSSFEGNGDVTIDNIHATDRHITDTDNTKDDLVLDDFKNEYHISRDIDFQVRNKTKRLPHALIIGVKKAGTRALLEYLRLHPDVRAPGPETHFFDKHYDKGLKWYRSLMPETYKDQLTIEKTPSYFVTKGIPERVYRMSKKTKLIVVFRDPVTRAISDYAQLASRNPSVKSFDEMVFINNETRVIDTSWTLVKIGLYALHLSRWLEYFPLNQMLFVSGEDLIRAPASEMRRVQQFLELKQHITSDNFTYNYTKGFPCYKKDSSKSSWHCLNEEKGRQHPHIEPSVRQRLQDFYRPFNHRLFSMAGRDFNWS is encoded by the exons ATGCTATTAAATGACGGATGTTTTCGGAAATGCAGATGTATACGTAGCAGGTTAAAAGTGTTTCTGTTCGCTATGAGTGTCAGCGTGTTGTTGTCCGTGACAGGACTTCTGATGCTAGCGTCTGTCCACCCCAGCCGGACATTTGCCAAGTCAGTCGACACAGATGACGCCGTCTTCTCCGCGAGAAGCTCATTCGAGGGCAATGGGGACGTAACTATAGACAACATACACGCCACTGACCGACATATTACCGACACCGACAACACTAAAGATGATTTAGTACTGGacgattttaaaaatgaataccatATAAGCAGAGATATTGATTTTCAAGTAAGGAATAAGACAAAACGCCTACCGCATGCACTTATTATTGGAGTTAAAAAGGCAGGAACCCGGGCTCTTTTGGAATATCTTCGTTTGCACCCTGACGTTAGGGCTCCAGGGCCTGAGACCCATTTCTTCGATAAACACTATGACAAGGGCCTGAAATGGTACAG GAGCCTGATGCCGGAGACGTACAAAGACCAGCTGACCATCGAGAAGACGCCATCTTACTTCGTTACCAAGGGTATCCCAGAACGTGTGTATCGCATGTCAAAAAAGACCAAACTCATTGTAGTGTTTAGAGACCCCGTGACTCGTGCAATATCCGACTATGCTCAGCTTGCCAGTCGAAATCCATCCGTAAAGTCGTTCGATGAGATGGTGTTTATAAACAACGAAACTCGAGTTATTGACACCTCTTGGACGCTAGTGAAGATAGGCTTGTACGCCCTTCATTTATCTCGCTGGCTCGAGTACTTTCCTCTCAACCAGATGCTGTTTGTAAGTGGAGAGGACCTCATTAGAGCCCCGGCATCTGAAATGAGACGTGTGCAACAATTCCTAGAATTAAAGCAACATATCACCTCTGATAATTTTACGTATAATTACACCAAAGGCTTTCCGTGTTATAAGAAAGACTCGTCAAAGTCGAGCTGGCATTGCCTGAATGAAGAAAAGGGGCGCCAGCATCCACATATAGAACCCTCCGTGCGGCAACGTCTACAGGATTTCTACAGACCCTTCAATCATAGACTATTTTCAATGGCAGGGAGAGACTTCAACTGGTCTTAA
- the LOC128213733 gene encoding uncharacterized protein LOC128213733, whose translation MAQRQYGHYTALRTRYQASSQMAQRQYDHYTALKTRYQANSQMEQRQYTSLEDKLPGQFPDDTETIWPLYSLEDKITGQFPDGTETIWPLYSLEDKIPGQFPDGTGTIWPLYSLEDKIPGQFPDGTATIWTLYSLEDKIPGQFPDGTETIWPLYSLEDKIPGQFPDGTETIYQASSQMAKRQYTRPVPRWHRDNIPGQFPDGTETIWPLYSLEDKIPGQFSDGTETIYQASSRMAQKQNGHYTASKTRYQDSFQIKQGQYGHYTVLKTNYQANSQIKQGQYDHYTALKTRYQASSQIKQGQYGHNTALKTNYQVSSQMAQRQYGHYTALKTRYQASSQMAQRQYGHYTALKTRYQASSQDGTETIWPLYSLEDMIPGQFPDGEETIWPLYSLEDKIPGQFPDGTETIWPLYSLEDKIPGQFQDGTETIWPLYSLEDKIPGQFPDKTGTIWPLYSLEDKNQTISPFVKINTTGTIWPTD comes from the exons ATGGCACAGAGACAATATGGCCATTATACAGCCTTGAGGACAAGATACCAGGCCAGTTCCCAGATGGCACAGAGACAATATGACCATTATACAGCCTTGAAGACAAGATACCAGGCCAATTCCCAGATGGAACAGAGACAATATACCAG CCTTGAAGACAAATTACCAGGCCAGTTCCCAGATGACACAGAGACAATATGGCCATTATACAGCCTTGAAGACAAGATAACAGGCCAGTTCCCAGATGGCACAGAGACAATATGGCCATTATACAGCCTTGAAGACAAGATACCAGGCCAGTTCCCAGATGGCACAGGGACAATATGGCCATTATACAGCCTTGAAGACAAGATACCAGGCCAGTTCCCAGATGGCACAGCGACAATTTGGACATTATACAGCCTTGAAGACAAGATACCAGGCCAGTTCCCAGATGGCACAGAGACAATATGGCCATTATACAGCCTTGAAGACAAGATACCAGGCCAATTCCCAGATGGAACAGAGACAATATACCAGGCCAGTTCCCAGATGGCAAAGAGACAATATACCAGGCCAGTTCCCAGATGGCACAGAGACAATATACCAGGCCAGTTTCCAGATGGCACAGAGACAATATGGCCATTATACAGCCTTGAAGACAAGATACCAGGCCAGTTCTCAGATGGCACAGAAACAATATACCAGGCCAGTTCCCGGATGGCACAGAAACAAAATGGCCATTATACAGCCTCGAAGACAAGATACCAGGACAGTTTCCAGATAAAACAGGGACAATATGGCCATTATACAGTCTTGAAGACAAATTACCAGGCCAATTCCCAGATAAAACAGGGACAATATGACCATTATACAGCCTTGAAGACAAGATACCAAGCCAGTTCCCAGATAAAACAGGGACAATATGGCCATAATACAGCCTTGAAGACAAATTACCAGGTCAGTTCCCAGATGGCACAGAGACAATATGGCCATTATACGGCCTTGAAGACAAGATATCAGGCCAGTTCCCAGATGGCACAGAGACAATATGGCCATTATACAGCCTTGAAGACAAGATACCAGGCCAGTTCCCAAGATGGCACAGAGACAATATGGCCATTATACAGCCTTGAAGACATGATACCAGGCCAGTTCCCAGATGGCGAAGAGACAATATGGCCATTATACAGCCTTGAAGACAAGATACCAGGCCAGTTCCCAGATGGCACAGAGACAATATGGCCATTATACAGCCTTGAAGACAAGATACCAGGCCAGTTCCAAGATGGCACAGAGACAATATGGCCATTATACAGCCTTGAAGACAAAATACCAGGCCAGTTCCCAGATAAAACAGGGACAATATGGCCATTATACAGCCTTGAAGACAAAAATCAAACTATCAGTCCGTTTGTGAAGATCAATACCACAGGGACCATATGGCCAACGGACTAA
- the LOC128213739 gene encoding uncharacterized protein LOC128213739 has protein sequence MGQRQYCHCSALKTKYQASSQIKQRQYGHYTALKTKYQASSQIKQGQYGHYTALKTKYQASSQIKQGQYDHYTVLKTKYQASSQIKQGQYGHYTALKTKYQASSQMAQGQYDHYTVLKTKYQASSQIKQGQYGHYTALKTKYQASSQIKQGQYGHYTALKTKHQASSLIKQGQYGHYTALKTKNQASSQMAQRQYGHYTALKTRYQASSKMAQRQYGHYTALKTRYQASSQMAQGQYGHYTALKTRYQASSQMEQRQYGHYTALKTKYQASSQIKQGQYGHYTALKTKFQASSQMAKRQYGHNTALKTRYQASSQMAKRQYGHYTALKTIYQASSEMAKRQYGHYTALKTRYQASSQMAQGQYGHYTALKTRYQASSQMEQRQYGHYTALKTKYQASSQIIRDNMAIIQP, from the coding sequence ATGGGACAGAGACAATATTGCCATTGTTCAGCCTTGAAGACAAAATACCAGGCCAGTTCCCAGATAAAACAGAGACAATATGGCCATTATACAGCCTTGAAGACAAAATACCAGGCCAGTTCCCAGATAAAACAGGGACAATATGGCCATTATACAGCCTTGAAGACAAAATACCAGGCCAGTTCCCAGATAAAACAGGGACAATATGACCATTATACAGTCTTGAAGACAAAATACCAGGCCAGTTCCCAGATAAAACAGGGACAATATGGCCATTATACAGCCTTGAAGACAAAATACCAGGCCAGTTCCCAGATGGCACAGGGACAATATGACCATTATACAGTCTTGAAGACAAAATACCAGGCCAGTTCCCAGATAAAACAGGGACAATATGGCCATTATACAGCCTTGAAGACAAAATACCAGGCCAGTTCCCAGATAAAACAGGGACAATATGGCCATTATACAGCCTTGAAGACAAAACACCAGGCCAGTTCCCTGATAAAACAGGGGCAATATGGCCATTATACAGCCTTGAAGACAAAAAACCAGGCCAGTTCCCAGATGGCGCAGAGACAATATGGCCATTATACAGCCTTGAAGACAAGATACCAGGCCAGTTCCAAGATGGCACAGAGACAATATGGCCATTATACAGCCTTGAAGACAAGATATCAGGCCAGTTCCCAGATGGCACAGGGACAATATGGCCATTATACAGCCTTGAAGACAAGATACCAGGCCAGTTCCCAGATGGAACAGAGACAATATGGCCATTATACAGCATTGAAGACAAAATACCAGGCCAGTTCCCAGATAAAACAGGGACAATATGGCCATTATACAGCCTTGAAGACAAAATTCCAGGCCAGTTCCCAGATGGCGAAGAGACAATATGGTCATAATACAGCCTTGAAGACAAGATACCAGGCGAGTTCCCAGATGGCGAAGAGACAATATGGCCATTATACAGCCTTGAAGACAATATACCAGGCCAGTTCCGAGATGGCAAAGAGACAATATGGCCATTATACAGCCTTGAAGACAAGATATCAGGCCAGTTCCCAGATGGCACAGGGACAATATGGCCATTATACAGCCTTGAAGACAAGATACCAGGCCAGTTCCCAGATGGAACAGAGACAATATGGCCATTATACAGCCTTGAAGACAAAATACCAGGCCAGTTCCCAGATAATCAGGGACAATATGGCCATTATACAGCCTTGA